From the Homo sapiens chromosome 1, GRCh38.p14 Primary Assembly genome, one window contains:
- the F11R gene encoding junctional adhesion molecule A isoform 6 precursor (isoform 6 precursor is encoded by transcript variant 6) — MGTKAQVERKLLCLFILAILLCSLALGSVTVHSSEPEVRIPENNPVKLSCAYSGFSSPRVEWKFDQGDTTRLVCYNNKITVPPSKPTVNIPSSATIGNRAVLTCSEQDGSPPSEYTWFKDGIVMPTNPKSTRAFSNSSYVLNPTTGELVFDPLSASDTGEYSCEARNGYGTPMTSNAVRMEAVERNVGVIVAAVLVTLILLGILVFGIWFAYSRGHFDRTKKGTSSKKVIYSQPSARSEGEFKQTSSFLV, encoded by the exons gCTCCCTGGCATTGGGCAGTGTTACAGTGCACTCTTCTGAACCTGAAGTCAGAATTCCTGAGAATAATC CTGTGAAGTTGTCCTGTGCCTACTCGGGCTTTTCTTCTCCCCGTGTGGAGTGGAAGTTTGACCAAGGAGACACCACCAGACTCGTTTGCTATAATAACAAGATCACAG TGCCTCCATCCAAGCCTACAGTTAACATCCCCTCCTCTGCCACCATTGGGAACCGGGCAGTGCTGACATGCTCAGAACAAGATGGTTCCCCACCTTCTGAATACACCTGGTTCAAAGATGGGATAGTGATGCCTACGAATCCCAAAAGCACCCGTGCCTTCAGCAACTCTTCCTATGTCCTGAATCCCACAACAGGAGAGCTG GTCTTTGATCCCCTGTCAGCCTCTGATACTGGAGAATACAGCTGTGAGGCACGGAATGGGTATGGGACACCCATGACTTCAAATGCTGTGCGCATGGAAGCTG TGGAGCGGAATGTGGGGGTCATCGTGGCAGCCGTCCTTGTAACCCTGATTCTCCTGGGAATCTTGGTTTTTGGCATCTGGTTTGCCTATAGCCGAGGCCACTTTGACA gaACAAAGAAAGG GACTTCGAGTAAGAAGGTGATTTACAGCCAGCCTAGTGCCCGAAGTGAA GGAGAATTCAAACAGACCTCGTCATTCCTGGTGTGA
- the F11R gene encoding junctional adhesion molecule A isoform 1 precursor (isoform 1 precursor is encoded by transcript variant 1): protein MGTKAQVERKLLCLFILAILLCSLALGSVTVHSSEPEVRIPENNPVKLSCAYSGFSSPRVEWKFDQGDTTRLVCYNNKITASYEDRVTFLPTGITFKSVTREDTGTYTCMVSEEGGNSYGEVKVKLIVLVPPSKPTVNIPSSATIGNRAVLTCSEQDGSPPSEYTWFKDGIVMPTNPKSTRAFSNSSYVLNPTTGELVFDPLSASDTGEYSCEARNGYGTPMTSNAVRMEAVERNVGVIVAAVLVTLILLGILVFGIWFAYSRGHFDRTKKGTSSKKVIYSQPSARSEGEFKQTSSFLV from the exons gCTCCCTGGCATTGGGCAGTGTTACAGTGCACTCTTCTGAACCTGAAGTCAGAATTCCTGAGAATAATC CTGTGAAGTTGTCCTGTGCCTACTCGGGCTTTTCTTCTCCCCGTGTGGAGTGGAAGTTTGACCAAGGAGACACCACCAGACTCGTTTGCTATAATAACAAGATCACAG CTTCCTATGAGGACCGGGTGACCTTCTTGCCAACTGGTATCACCTTCAAGTCCGTGACACGGGAAGACACTGGGACATACACTTGTATGGTCTCTGAGGAAGGCGGCAACAGCTATGGGGAGGTCAAGGTCAAGCTCATCGTGCTTG TGCCTCCATCCAAGCCTACAGTTAACATCCCCTCCTCTGCCACCATTGGGAACCGGGCAGTGCTGACATGCTCAGAACAAGATGGTTCCCCACCTTCTGAATACACCTGGTTCAAAGATGGGATAGTGATGCCTACGAATCCCAAAAGCACCCGTGCCTTCAGCAACTCTTCCTATGTCCTGAATCCCACAACAGGAGAGCTG GTCTTTGATCCCCTGTCAGCCTCTGATACTGGAGAATACAGCTGTGAGGCACGGAATGGGTATGGGACACCCATGACTTCAAATGCTGTGCGCATGGAAGCTG TGGAGCGGAATGTGGGGGTCATCGTGGCAGCCGTCCTTGTAACCCTGATTCTCCTGGGAATCTTGGTTTTTGGCATCTGGTTTGCCTATAGCCGAGGCCACTTTGACA gaACAAAGAAAGG GACTTCGAGTAAGAAGGTGATTTACAGCCAGCCTAGTGCCCGAAGTGAA GGAGAATTCAAACAGACCTCGTCATTCCTGGTGTGA
- the F11R gene encoding junctional adhesion molecule A isoform 8 precursor (isoform 8 precursor is encoded by transcript variant 8), whose amino-acid sequence MGTKAQVERKLLCLFILAILLCSLALGSVTVHSSEPEVRIPENNPVKLSCAYSGFSSPRVEWKFDQGDTTRLVCYNNKITASYEDRVTFLPTGITFKSVTREDTGTYTCMVSEEGGNSYGEVKVKLIVLVPPSKPTVNIPSSATIGNRAVLTCSEQDGSPPSEYTWFKDGIVMPTNPKSTRAFSNSSYVLNPTTGELVFDPLSASDTGEYSCEARNGYGTPMTSNAVRMEAVERNVGVIVAAVLVTLILLGILVFGIWFAYSRGHFDRTKKGTSSKKVIYSQPSARSETSSFLV is encoded by the exons gCTCCCTGGCATTGGGCAGTGTTACAGTGCACTCTTCTGAACCTGAAGTCAGAATTCCTGAGAATAATC CTGTGAAGTTGTCCTGTGCCTACTCGGGCTTTTCTTCTCCCCGTGTGGAGTGGAAGTTTGACCAAGGAGACACCACCAGACTCGTTTGCTATAATAACAAGATCACAG CTTCCTATGAGGACCGGGTGACCTTCTTGCCAACTGGTATCACCTTCAAGTCCGTGACACGGGAAGACACTGGGACATACACTTGTATGGTCTCTGAGGAAGGCGGCAACAGCTATGGGGAGGTCAAGGTCAAGCTCATCGTGCTTG TGCCTCCATCCAAGCCTACAGTTAACATCCCCTCCTCTGCCACCATTGGGAACCGGGCAGTGCTGACATGCTCAGAACAAGATGGTTCCCCACCTTCTGAATACACCTGGTTCAAAGATGGGATAGTGATGCCTACGAATCCCAAAAGCACCCGTGCCTTCAGCAACTCTTCCTATGTCCTGAATCCCACAACAGGAGAGCTG GTCTTTGATCCCCTGTCAGCCTCTGATACTGGAGAATACAGCTGTGAGGCACGGAATGGGTATGGGACACCCATGACTTCAAATGCTGTGCGCATGGAAGCTG TGGAGCGGAATGTGGGGGTCATCGTGGCAGCCGTCCTTGTAACCCTGATTCTCCTGGGAATCTTGGTTTTTGGCATCTGGTTTGCCTATAGCCGAGGCCACTTTGACA gaACAAAGAAAGG GACTTCGAGTAAGAAGGTGATTTACAGCCAGCCTAGTGCCCGAAGTGAA ACCTCGTCATTCCTGGTGTGA
- the F11R gene encoding junctional adhesion molecule A isoform 7 precursor (isoform 7 precursor is encoded by transcript variant 7), which translates to MGTKAQVERKLLCLFILAILLCSLALGSVTVHSSEPEVRIPENNPVKLSCAYSGFSSPRVEWKFDQGDTTRLVCYNNKITASYEDRVTFLPTGITFKSVTREDTGTYTCMVSEEGGNSYGEVKVKLIVLVPPSKPTVNIPSSATIGNRAVLTCSEQDGSPPSEYTWFKDGIVMPTNPKSTRAFSNSSYVLNPTTGELVFDPLSASDTGEYSCEARNGYGTPMTSNAVRMEAVERNVGVIVAAVLVTLILLGILVFGIWFAYSRGHFDKLGACPSIFPSHAVFCPADTHDPISSLSGTKKGTSSKKVIYSQPSARSEGEFKQTSSFLV; encoded by the exons gCTCCCTGGCATTGGGCAGTGTTACAGTGCACTCTTCTGAACCTGAAGTCAGAATTCCTGAGAATAATC CTGTGAAGTTGTCCTGTGCCTACTCGGGCTTTTCTTCTCCCCGTGTGGAGTGGAAGTTTGACCAAGGAGACACCACCAGACTCGTTTGCTATAATAACAAGATCACAG CTTCCTATGAGGACCGGGTGACCTTCTTGCCAACTGGTATCACCTTCAAGTCCGTGACACGGGAAGACACTGGGACATACACTTGTATGGTCTCTGAGGAAGGCGGCAACAGCTATGGGGAGGTCAAGGTCAAGCTCATCGTGCTTG TGCCTCCATCCAAGCCTACAGTTAACATCCCCTCCTCTGCCACCATTGGGAACCGGGCAGTGCTGACATGCTCAGAACAAGATGGTTCCCCACCTTCTGAATACACCTGGTTCAAAGATGGGATAGTGATGCCTACGAATCCCAAAAGCACCCGTGCCTTCAGCAACTCTTCCTATGTCCTGAATCCCACAACAGGAGAGCTG GTCTTTGATCCCCTGTCAGCCTCTGATACTGGAGAATACAGCTGTGAGGCACGGAATGGGTATGGGACACCCATGACTTCAAATGCTGTGCGCATGGAAGCTG TGGAGCGGAATGTGGGGGTCATCGTGGCAGCCGTCCTTGTAACCCTGATTCTCCTGGGAATCTTGGTTTTTGGCATCTGGTTTGCCTATAGCCGAGGCCACTTTGACA AGCTGGGGGCCTGCCCCTCCATCTTCCCAAGCCATGCTGTCTTCTGTCCTGCTGACACTCATGAtcccatttcttctctttcaggaACAAAGAAAGG GACTTCGAGTAAGAAGGTGATTTACAGCCAGCCTAGTGCCCGAAGTGAA GGAGAATTCAAACAGACCTCGTCATTCCTGGTGTGA
- the F11R gene encoding junctional adhesion molecule A isoform 9 precursor (isoform 9 precursor is encoded by transcript variant 9) has protein sequence MGTKAQVERKLLCLFILAILLCSLALGSVTVHSSEPEVRIPENNPVKLSCAYSGFSSPRVEWKFDQGDTTRLVCYNNKITASYEDRVTFLPTGITFKSVTREDTGTYTCMVSEEGGNSYGEVKVKLIVLVPPSKPTVNIPSSATIGNRAVLTCSEQDGSPPSEYTWFKDGIVMPTNPKSTRAFSNSSYVLNPTTGELVFDPLSASDTGEYSCEARNGYGTPMTSNAVRMEAAVLVTLILLGILVFGIWFAYSRGHFDRTKKGTSSKKVIYSQPSARSEGEFKQTSSFLV, from the exons gCTCCCTGGCATTGGGCAGTGTTACAGTGCACTCTTCTGAACCTGAAGTCAGAATTCCTGAGAATAATC CTGTGAAGTTGTCCTGTGCCTACTCGGGCTTTTCTTCTCCCCGTGTGGAGTGGAAGTTTGACCAAGGAGACACCACCAGACTCGTTTGCTATAATAACAAGATCACAG CTTCCTATGAGGACCGGGTGACCTTCTTGCCAACTGGTATCACCTTCAAGTCCGTGACACGGGAAGACACTGGGACATACACTTGTATGGTCTCTGAGGAAGGCGGCAACAGCTATGGGGAGGTCAAGGTCAAGCTCATCGTGCTTG TGCCTCCATCCAAGCCTACAGTTAACATCCCCTCCTCTGCCACCATTGGGAACCGGGCAGTGCTGACATGCTCAGAACAAGATGGTTCCCCACCTTCTGAATACACCTGGTTCAAAGATGGGATAGTGATGCCTACGAATCCCAAAAGCACCCGTGCCTTCAGCAACTCTTCCTATGTCCTGAATCCCACAACAGGAGAGCTG GTCTTTGATCCCCTGTCAGCCTCTGATACTGGAGAATACAGCTGTGAGGCACGGAATGGGTATGGGACACCCATGACTTCAAATGCTGTGCGCATGGAAGCTG CCGTCCTTGTAACCCTGATTCTCCTGGGAATCTTGGTTTTTGGCATCTGGTTTGCCTATAGCCGAGGCCACTTTGACA gaACAAAGAAAGG GACTTCGAGTAAGAAGGTGATTTACAGCCAGCCTAGTGCCCGAAGTGAA GGAGAATTCAAACAGACCTCGTCATTCCTGGTGTGA
- the F11R gene encoding junctional adhesion molecule A isoform 10 precursor (isoform 10 precursor is encoded by transcript variant 10), whose amino-acid sequence MGTKAQVERKLLCLFILAILLSVKLSCAYSGFSSPRVEWKFDQGDTTRLVCYNNKITASYEDRVTFLPTGITFKSVTREDTGTYTCMVSEEGGNSYGEVKVKLIVLVPPSKPTVNIPSSATIGNRAVLTCSEQDGSPPSEYTWFKDGIVMPTNPKSTRAFSNSSYVLNPTTGELVFDPLSASDTGEYSCEARNGYGTPMTSNAVRMEAVERNVGVIVAAVLVTLILLGILVFGIWFAYSRGHFDRTKKGTSSKKVIYSQPSARSEGEFKQTSSFLV is encoded by the exons CTGTGAAGTTGTCCTGTGCCTACTCGGGCTTTTCTTCTCCCCGTGTGGAGTGGAAGTTTGACCAAGGAGACACCACCAGACTCGTTTGCTATAATAACAAGATCACAG CTTCCTATGAGGACCGGGTGACCTTCTTGCCAACTGGTATCACCTTCAAGTCCGTGACACGGGAAGACACTGGGACATACACTTGTATGGTCTCTGAGGAAGGCGGCAACAGCTATGGGGAGGTCAAGGTCAAGCTCATCGTGCTTG TGCCTCCATCCAAGCCTACAGTTAACATCCCCTCCTCTGCCACCATTGGGAACCGGGCAGTGCTGACATGCTCAGAACAAGATGGTTCCCCACCTTCTGAATACACCTGGTTCAAAGATGGGATAGTGATGCCTACGAATCCCAAAAGCACCCGTGCCTTCAGCAACTCTTCCTATGTCCTGAATCCCACAACAGGAGAGCTG GTCTTTGATCCCCTGTCAGCCTCTGATACTGGAGAATACAGCTGTGAGGCACGGAATGGGTATGGGACACCCATGACTTCAAATGCTGTGCGCATGGAAGCTG TGGAGCGGAATGTGGGGGTCATCGTGGCAGCCGTCCTTGTAACCCTGATTCTCCTGGGAATCTTGGTTTTTGGCATCTGGTTTGCCTATAGCCGAGGCCACTTTGACA gaACAAAGAAAGG GACTTCGAGTAAGAAGGTGATTTACAGCCAGCCTAGTGCCCGAAGTGAA GGAGAATTCAAACAGACCTCGTCATTCCTGGTGTGA